cattgtAGTAGTACAGTAAACATCATAGTTTAACTGCAGAACCGTCTTAATTATTCTGGAAGTTTATAGGCTGGTATTATAAAAAGTGGTAATATAGACAGACTGTATTACAGTTCTTTACATTacataagaaaaaagaaagtacCCGCAGAGTTTGTCAAAAATGCAGCTATCACTGATAACCTAAAGCCCCCTTTCTTTAAACTTTCATAATGTGCAAGATCActacaaattatttattcatttgagaCCATGTATTTTGTGAAATGACAGTGAACGTTTTGTGAAAGACGCCCATTACTAACAGTACAATTTGCAGTTAtattcatatttctttttcagtgTAATTACCACGTTTCTGAAAATAATTTCTGAGTGTTCTCTCAAAGtaatttgtttgtatttgtttgtacCTTGTCATATGATTCCATCATATGCCACTAAAGTGTATTGAAATGTAAACTGCATTGCATATACATTGCATATTACATTGcatataattttatacaatttGTTGGGTCTTTTCCCTGCTGTTTTTTACACTCTTGTTtaccaaaattatttttcaaataatactTAAGGTAGTGAAATTGAATCAGTGCAtgtgaatacattttatacattctCTATTTGTTTTGTAGTCTGCcattttacatgttttataaGATTTTGATGCGTAGCCAGtgttttgttgatttatatTCTTTACAAATCAATAAAGCAATTTCAAACTTACCCATTTCACAGGCTGTGGTCCATGAAGGTtacaaaaaatctgaaaaacatAACCACGTCCAACATGTTTCACAGTAAATACATGTAGCCGGTATAGAAGAGACTTTTATTGAGCCaggtcttttattttgaaaccgaATAACTTAGGTGTCTAGTTATATGACTACCGttgtacatatttattatttgtatatatatttgtttataatataatacaacaaTTTGGAAAACACGTGTGTTGTACTATACTAGTATATTAAAGCAAGTACATATTCGACTCGACGTTCTGATTTTTTTGTCAGGCAAAATAAACAACCACCCATCTAGGGGTCCTTTAACATCTCATTGCATTTCATGTGGTTGGGGAATGCAAGGGCAGTTTGTGAGACATAAGTGCAGAAATATATGTGAATTTTGACAGAGTATTTATGCTTTGTTACGGTTGGTGGCTATGATTCATATTTCCAAATAAATACATTCGTTAATCTTCTATCGTAAAGTCTATAGTAATCATGTGGGCGGTCGCATCATCAAGGTTTGTCCTTCAAAGCTGCTGGAATCTTACAAATCTGAAATCTTCCTTGAGTCGAATACAGAATCTGTCACAAACAGCATGCAAGGTAAGCGGCAGGAAAACAACTGATCTAAATTGAAAACGCAGTGGCAGATAACATGCTGTTTTGCAATTCAGAATACATGATTTCTGACTGTTATTACTGTGACGTCGTCTGGCGAGTTGCAcataagattattttttatatactcTTTAAATGTTTGATGACTCAAACAGTTAAACTTTAGTTTATGCGTGCACATATTTAATGCggatatatatatgtgtatacacacacacacacacacacacacacacatatatatatatatatatatatatatatatatatagtcatggccaaaaatatcggcacccttggtaaatatgatcaaagaaggctgtgaaaattaatctgcattgttattccttttaatcttttattattttttttatttattcacaaacatctaacctttcattggataataagaatttaaaatggggggaaatatcatgaaataaaagtttttctcaaatacatgttggacacaattattggcaccccttgaaattcttatgagtaaaatatttctgaagtatattcccattcatattcacaattttgagcacacgagcgtgattatgaacattaaattatccagccatggatATCatttaatcatccatcacaatgagaaaaaccaaataatatatttctgatgtgcagcaaaagataattgagcttcacaaattagtgaagtggctttaagaaaagagctagagcagtgaaaattcccatttcaaCCATCAGGGCGATAATTAAGAATTTACAATCAACGtgaaatgttacgaaactgcctggaagaggacgtgtgtctatatcgtcctaatgcacggtgagaaggagagtttgagtggctaaagactctccaaggaccacagctggagaactgtagaaaatagttgagtctcggggtcagaaaaccagaaaaaaattgtcaaacagcacctacagcaccacatgttgtttgggagggtttcaagaaaaattctagctcatccaaaaacaaactccagcatattcagttatcagacacgactggaacttcaaatgggactggcttctatggtcagatgaatctaaaaaatgagctttttagtagcaaacactcaagatgtgtttggtgaacacagggattaAAAGTACCCCATGCGTACAATGAAatatgctgtatttttgatgttgtgggcctatatttctgctggaggtcctggacatcttgtttagacgcatggcatcatggattctatcaaataccaacagataaaaaatcagtaagtgactgactctgttagaaatcttataatgggccatgtttggatcttccaaccgtacaataatccaaaacaaacctcaaaaacaacacaaaaatgggtcactgagcacaaaaccaagcatctgctggccattccagtcctctgacctgaaccctgtagaaaatgagcgatctgaagagaagaagcaccaacatggagctgggaatctaaagggtctggagtgattctggatgaaggaatggtctctgatctcttgtcaggtgttctctaacctcatcaggcattataggagaacatttagagctgttaaactggcaaatggaggtttcaaaaagtattgaataaaaaaggaggccattaattgtggccaatgtgtattagagaaaaacatttatttcataatgatatttccccccattttaaattcttattatccaatgaaaggttagattttagtgaattttttaaataaaagattaaaaggattaacaatgcagattaattttcacagccgccattgatcatatttaccaagggtgccgatatttttggccatgactgtatatattgGCGTCACTGAACTTTGGAGCTGGAATTGAAGTAAAATGCATCTACACCTTTTGATGTTTTTCTAagcaattattaatttaatcttATTCCAGAAAACAGTTATAGTTGAACGCTGTTGGAAGGTTCCTTTATCAAAAGAGGGAAAGCCACCCAGACTACATCCCCGCCGACACAGGGTGTACCGCTTGGTTGAGGACACAAAACACAAAGCCCAGGACAAAATGCAGCTCATCCTCACTCAGACGGTGCCCAGTGAGTGCTTTTGCCTCATGAAAAATTGTTAAGTATGATTTCCAAACTGGGGTTTttgactaaatatttattttacagggCTTGGTGGACGAGGCGACAccgtttttgtgaaaaaatcaTTGGGCCGCAACAAACTGCTACCCCAAGGTCTGGCTGTCTATCCATCACAAGAAAATAAAGACATGTTTGCAGAGGAAATAAGGGTTAGTTTCATCTTCAAATCAGTTCATTTGtcattaaagaaatagttcactaaaaaatgaaaatttgctgaaaatttactccagccatccaagatgttaatgagtttgtttctgcatcagaacagatttggagaaatttagcattacatgacttgctcaccagtggatcctctgtagtgaatgggtgccgtcagaatgagagtacaaacagctgataaaaacatcacaagtccacaccactccagtctatcagttaacatcttgtgaagtgaaaaactgcTGCAAGTTCAAAGTTAAATACATCTTAATGATAactttgtttcttacaaaaatatAGAATTACCaaaacattaactgatggactggagtggtgtggattattgttatgtttttatcagctgtttggactctcattctgacggcacccattcactacagaggatccactggtgagcaagtcatGTAATGCAACATTTCTCT
This portion of the Onychostoma macrolepis isolate SWU-2019 chromosome 19, ASM1243209v1, whole genome shotgun sequence genome encodes:
- the mrpl9 gene encoding 39S ribosomal protein L9, mitochondrial, producing the protein MWAVASSRFVLQSCWNLTNLKSSLSRIQNLSQTACKKTVIVERCWKVPLSKEGKPPRLHPRRHRVYRLVEDTKHKAQDKMQLILTQTVPRLGGRGDTVFVKKSLGRNKLLPQGLAVYPSQENKDMFAEEIRLLREGRPEDRVQTRTGMLTVEFLKKTQLEVPMHTSIQYSLTKEIVCRQFLRRLGVVVPTHALTLPEEPITGPGEYWCNVTVNGVDTIRVPMSVVPFVEPSQQLLMKKQEKQEQSE